The genome window TTCAAGTGCTGAGTTGGCATAGTTAAGTGTAATTACCTGATTATTAGGGCGATACTGATTTAAATCCGCTAAAAACTTAACGGCTTCGTCTGCCTTTTTTTGTGCAATAAGTAAATCGGTATGGGTATCTATATAAAATAAGTTTTTAGGATCGTTTTTTAAAAGCTCGTCTAATATTGGTGCTGCTTCATCAAGCTTTTTTTGATCAAGCAAGCTTATGGCTAAACCATACTTTAATGCAGTGTTGTTGTAGGTGTTTTCGCGCAGTAGCTTTCTAAATAGATCTTCTGCGTTTTCTGGTTTGTTGTCATAGCGGGCAAGCACTCGACTTTTTGCTAAATTAAACTCAAGGCTCGCATTCATAAGGCGCACAGGAAATTGCTCTGCACGCAAACGTACATCTGATACACGACTCTCTGGTAATGGGTGAGTTAGCAAAAATGCTGGTGGCTTGTATTTATAGCGAATTTGCGCTGCAAGTTTAGTTAAAAACTCACTCGATGCACGGGGATCAAATCCTGCATTATTAAGTGTTTGCATGCCTATGCGGTCAGCTTCTTGCTCAGCTGAGCGGCTATGCGTTAACTGGCTAAAAGCAGATTGTGTTTGGCTGGCAGATATAATGGCAATACCCGCGTCGGGTGCAACAACGGTTGCTAATATACCTGCAATCATACCGGCAATGGTCAGCGCGCTGTTATCTTGTTGCTGCTGTATTCTACGTGCTAAGTGGCGCTGTGTTACGTGAGCAATTTCGTGACCAAGTACCGAAGCAAACTGGCTCTCGTTATCGGCTTGAGCTATTAACCCTGTGTGTACACCTACATGCCCGCCATAAAATGCAAACGCATTTATTTCTGAGTTATTTATCCAAAAAAACGAAAACGGAAAACGTACATCGTTAGCATTAGCAACAAGTTTACGGCCAATAGTTGTGAGGTATTCATCTAGCACAGGGTCGTTTATAACTGGTGATGAGCCTCGTATTTGCATCATCATTACTTCGCCAATAGCTTGTTCTTTTTCAAGTGGCAGTGCTTGTAATGCAGATGTCCCTAAATCAGGAAGAGTAAAGTTGGTTTGCGCTTTTAAAGGTTCGCTTACTAATAAGCTAAACGTAAGCGCGGCACTGCATAAAGTGATAAATGCTGATTTTAGCTGCATTTTATTCCTTGTTAATTTGTTCGCCAATTGCAATTTTGGCTATGTCTATTTCGTCACTGCTTGCACGGCTGTCTTTTTCGCACAATTGGTATAGTTCTTTTATTGTGACTCCATCAAGCTTTACAACGTTCAATTCTCGCTGCAAAAAAGTAATAATTTTATGTACTACTTTATGTGCATGTAAAATAATGGCTTTATCTGCTTTGTCGCCCCGTTCAAAATAAAAGCCAATAAACTTATGTAACTGACTTATTCTGATCAGGTTTTTCATTGAATGTGGATCCCACACTCTAAACTCCATAAAGCGATTATTTTTTATGTATTGATCAACAATAACATCTTTAGCATAAGGCTGTGCCCATAGCTCAAAGCCTCTGTCGGTAAAAACTTGGTGCAGCGCAATACGTGGCTTATGTTTAGTGTGTATTACACCAAGGCTGTCTTCATGGCCTTCTAATAAATCTAAGTTCCAATTGCGTTTATCTATAAGTTGTTTAACTGCATTATCGAATCCATGATCTAAAATCCCTTCTGATTCGCTTATTGATGAGGCAACAAGGTGATAAAAAGGAGGTAGTTCGCCCCAATTAATTTGCTTTTTAAACCAATTAATCTCTTTGAGTGTTGGATTACTGGGTAGTTGCGCTTTATTATGCGTGCCAGGCATTAACTTATCCTTACTGCTAGTTATGTTATAAGGATAAACTATTGCAGGTATTGTTTTAACAAAAAGTTACAACGGTTTGGGTATATAAGTATATTGACCGTAAATATGCGACTTATTATTCATTTACTATACGGATAAAGTAGTTATGGTAGAGCGCGATTTAAAAGAGTTTAAATGCCCTCAGCAATTTGTGCAGTTTAAACTTGCGCTACGAAGTGCGCAATCTTCAAAACAACGTATCACTTTTAGTCTTAATAAAGGTGAAAGTGCGAACGATATTGAACGTTTTTTGCAAAAAAATGCTTATAGTTACAATTTTGATAAACAACGTGGGTTGTTATTAGTGGAGCCATTACATGTTTGAATACGTAAAAACATGGTACGAAAGGAAGTTCTCGGATCCTCATTCGTCTACCTTATTATTTTTATTATTAGCCTCAGTGGCC of Pseudoalteromonas arctica A 37-1-2 contains these proteins:
- a CDS encoding M48 family metalloprotease → MQLKSAFITLCSAALTFSLLVSEPLKAQTNFTLPDLGTSALQALPLEKEQAIGEVMMMQIRGSSPVINDPVLDEYLTTIGRKLVANANDVRFPFSFFWINNSEINAFAFYGGHVGVHTGLIAQADNESQFASVLGHEIAHVTQRHLARRIQQQQDNSALTIAGMIAGILATVVAPDAGIAIISASQTQSAFSQLTHSRSAEQEADRIGMQTLNNAGFDPRASSEFLTKLAAQIRYKYKPPAFLLTHPLPESRVSDVRLRAEQFPVRLMNASLEFNLAKSRVLARYDNKPENAEDLFRKLLRENTYNNTALKYGLAISLLDQKKLDEAAPILDELLKNDPKNLFYIDTHTDLLIAQKKADEAVKFLADLNQYRPNNQVITLNYANSALEAEQYELAENILKSFLLEKPDHNLGKQLLADAYKKQDKLASYHEANADVLAQYGAYLKAADEVQKALNFVEPTQLVKQQRLKALLTQYRLLQKELARL
- a CDS encoding sulfurtransferase TusA family protein produces the protein MVERDLKEFKCPQQFVQFKLALRSAQSSKQRITFSLNKGESANDIERFLQKNAYSYNFDKQRGLLLVEPLHV